The Fictibacillus arsenicus genome contains a region encoding:
- a CDS encoding sodium:solute symporter, whose translation MQALDTVIILLYFAVLIGAGVIGSTKAKTSEDFNLAGRNLGMFMYLGCLSAVILGGAATIGTTKLGYQFGISGIWFVSMIGLGIILLGTIFIKKINSLKVTTISELLGKRYKSETRLLSAIVASIYTLMIAVTQVIGMGTIINVLLGWSITTSMLVGGSIVLFYTILGGMWSVTVTDIIQFVVMTAGIFFIMLPMSLSKVDGLGNLVSTLPETHLDFTTIGYQQIFQYFLLFALGMVVSQDIWQRVFTAKSSKIARNGSIFAGVYSIAYAIAGSIIGMCAFIVLPNLENPQNTFAEMALTILPTGILGLVLASVCSALMSTASGSLLASSTLITNDILKQYFLKNSTDRQLITASRITTLFIGLIAITFSIWIQDVLVALDVAYAILSGAIFVPLVMTFFWKRATPSSGFYSIIISTVVVLVGLFMEGLTATNPILYGMSAGLISLVGISLFTAPASEFDVPFDEDEEDEDEEEARKQA comes from the coding sequence ATGCAGGCACTTGATACCGTTATTATTCTTTTGTATTTCGCAGTATTGATCGGGGCTGGCGTTATCGGTTCAACGAAGGCAAAAACATCTGAGGACTTCAACCTAGCCGGACGAAATCTTGGCATGTTCATGTATCTAGGCTGTTTATCCGCTGTTATTTTAGGCGGAGCTGCAACAATTGGAACGACAAAGCTTGGCTATCAATTTGGAATCTCGGGTATTTGGTTTGTATCTATGATTGGTTTAGGCATTATTCTTTTAGGTACTATTTTTATTAAAAAGATTAATTCGTTAAAAGTTACCACGATCAGTGAACTTTTGGGTAAACGGTATAAATCAGAAACACGTCTTTTAAGTGCTATTGTTGCTTCGATCTATACGCTTATGATTGCCGTCACTCAAGTGATTGGCATGGGTACGATCATTAACGTACTATTAGGCTGGAGCATTACAACCTCTATGCTTGTTGGTGGTAGTATCGTCCTCTTTTACACGATTCTTGGCGGAATGTGGAGTGTTACGGTTACAGACATTATTCAATTTGTCGTGATGACGGCTGGAATCTTCTTTATCATGCTGCCTATGAGTCTTTCAAAAGTAGACGGTTTAGGAAATCTAGTATCCACGTTACCTGAAACTCATTTAGATTTTACTACCATCGGCTATCAGCAAATTTTCCAATATTTCCTGCTGTTTGCACTTGGAATGGTTGTTTCCCAAGATATTTGGCAGCGTGTATTTACAGCTAAATCTAGTAAAATAGCAAGAAACGGTTCTATTTTTGCAGGAGTATATAGTATTGCTTATGCGATTGCTGGGAGTATCATCGGGATGTGTGCATTCATTGTACTTCCTAACTTAGAGAATCCTCAAAATACGTTTGCTGAGATGGCTCTTACCATTCTTCCAACGGGGATTTTAGGTCTTGTTCTCGCAAGCGTCTGTTCTGCTCTAATGTCAACAGCATCCGGATCATTGCTTGCTTCATCAACATTAATTACAAATGATATATTAAAACAGTACTTTTTAAAGAACTCAACAGATCGTCAACTTATAACAGCATCTAGAATAACTACCCTCTTTATTGGATTGATAGCGATTACGTTTTCTATCTGGATTCAAGACGTATTGGTGGCGCTTGATGTTGCCTATGCCATTCTTTCTGGAGCCATATTTGTTCCGCTCGTCATGACTTTCTTTTGGAAAAGAGCTACACCAAGTTCTGGATTTTATTCGATCATAATCTCAACAGTTGTTGTATTAGTGGGGCTCTTTATGGAAGGGCTGACTGCAACAAATCCTATTCTATATGGTATGTCGGCTGGTCTTATAAGTTTGGTAGGTATTTCATTATTCACAGCACCTGCCTCTGAATTTGATGTGCCGTTTGACGAGGATGAAGAAGACGAGGATGAAGAGGAAGCACGAAAACAAGCGTAA
- a CDS encoding competence protein ComK gives MEKTMLLGSYEINTSTMALLPFYNEFGVVHTEILESEKNERVALSPIKIINESCLFFGSSYEGRREAVRRSMGYVSLSPIMINLELGIFFFPVESPKNETCIWLSQSHVQRIEAVDSDTCSVHFKNTANLILPQSKHALEAKLFRTAQYRYILSERVSERNMRY, from the coding sequence ATGGAAAAAACAATGCTTCTAGGTTCCTACGAAATTAACACAAGCACAATGGCACTTTTACCGTTTTACAATGAGTTCGGAGTAGTGCATACCGAAATATTGGAATCGGAAAAAAATGAAAGAGTCGCACTCAGTCCTATCAAAATTATCAATGAAAGCTGCTTGTTCTTCGGCTCCAGTTATGAAGGCAGGCGAGAAGCTGTCCGCCGCTCAATGGGCTATGTGAGTTTATCCCCAATCATGATCAACCTCGAATTAGGCATTTTCTTTTTTCCCGTAGAATCACCTAAAAACGAAACATGCATCTGGTTATCACAGTCACACGTGCAGCGAATCGAAGCCGTTGACTCCGATACATGCAGTGTCCACTTTAAGAACACCGCAAACCTGATCTTACCCCAATCGAAGCATGCATTAGAGGCGAAACTGTTCCGTACCGCGCAATACCGATATATATTAAGTGAACGAGTGAGTGAAAGAAATATGAGATATTAA
- the cphA gene encoding cyanophycin synthetase, with the protein MKINRVNYLTGPNLYSFKPTIWIELDIEEFEEKPSNLLPGFTEKLLKVIPSLHTHTCSRGYAGGFVERLHEGTWMGHILEHIALEIQHLAGIKVKRGKTITSERKGIYFVTYDYAEPKSGYYAFEAAIEIVTAILEGDEISADSYIQHTSDLYHLHKLGPSTEAIYHAARSRKIPVERIGTNSYLRLGTGKKQKSVQATISSQTSYLAVENSCDKDMTKTLLKGAGLPVPSGDVVSNEYELLQAAEKIGYPLVIKPLNGRQGQNIVTDIQNDEDLLAAFRVVYSDGTQYILERYYAGNDYRFFVVNGELVAVSLRLPPIVTGDGYKTVGELIDEENLNPLRGDGHEKAMSKIPLDERTVVHLEKSGYSLQSVLKKGQALEVLGNANLSTGGSAIDVTDEVHPSYRKMAIEAAVAVGLDIAGIDILSTDITVPFEEGEAAILEVNAAPGIRMHLYPSKGKKRDAGGAIVDYLFSSREEAAIPVVAVTGTNGKTTTSRLVAHLLQKENVTVGFTCSDGVWVGDQQLDSGDCSGPRSARKVLSHPAVDVAVLETARGGMLREGLAFRYCDVGIVTNVSEDHLGLNGVETLDDLKRLKQTVAEVVLPEGTCVLNADDPRCVDMAQHTNGEVVFFSLSVMNPEIQKGLKSGAKVWYLENDWVMFSENGKAERFLPVSHIPLTINGAARHNVANVLGALAAAHSLGRPLSELRSKVITFLPTENQNRGRFNVDNIHGRTIVVDYAHNPAGLKALFETVDQLRNGGRVITVGSAAGDRQDHNIQEMGRIFGTHSDIFIIKEDVNLRGRTPGETVHLLYTGVKESKKKTAVHVYPKEPEAMLQAWERSQPGDTLVFLYDEYPSIQGILQRIRASESVSVLQKAE; encoded by the coding sequence ATGAAAATCAATCGCGTGAATTATTTAACGGGACCTAATCTTTACAGCTTCAAACCAACTATCTGGATTGAGCTTGATATAGAAGAATTCGAGGAAAAACCTTCAAACCTGTTACCGGGTTTTACAGAAAAATTATTAAAAGTCATCCCATCCCTTCATACTCACACGTGTTCGAGAGGATATGCCGGCGGATTTGTGGAACGTCTTCATGAAGGAACGTGGATGGGGCATATATTAGAACATATTGCGTTAGAAATCCAGCATCTTGCAGGTATAAAAGTCAAACGCGGCAAGACGATAACTAGTGAGCGAAAAGGAATCTACTTTGTTACGTATGATTATGCAGAGCCAAAGTCTGGCTATTACGCGTTTGAAGCAGCGATCGAAATCGTAACGGCTATTCTTGAAGGAGATGAGATCAGCGCTGATTCATATATACAGCATACTTCAGACCTTTATCATCTGCATAAATTAGGTCCGAGTACAGAAGCGATCTACCATGCTGCTCGAAGTCGCAAGATCCCAGTGGAAAGAATCGGAACAAACAGCTACTTAAGACTTGGAACCGGAAAAAAACAAAAATCCGTGCAAGCGACGATTTCTAGCCAGACCTCTTATCTGGCCGTAGAAAATTCATGTGATAAAGATATGACGAAGACACTGTTAAAAGGTGCGGGTCTTCCTGTTCCATCGGGCGATGTTGTGTCCAATGAATATGAACTTCTTCAGGCAGCTGAGAAAATCGGTTATCCCCTTGTGATCAAACCGCTTAACGGGCGACAAGGTCAAAATATCGTGACCGACATACAGAATGATGAAGATCTGTTAGCAGCTTTTCGTGTTGTGTACAGTGACGGAACGCAGTACATTCTCGAACGTTATTATGCTGGCAACGACTATCGCTTTTTTGTAGTGAACGGAGAACTGGTTGCTGTGAGCCTGCGACTTCCGCCTATCGTAACGGGAGACGGCTACAAAACAGTTGGTGAATTAATTGATGAAGAAAACTTGAATCCATTGCGTGGCGACGGACATGAAAAAGCGATGAGCAAGATTCCGCTGGATGAGCGCACTGTCGTACATTTAGAAAAGAGCGGCTACTCCCTGCAATCCGTTTTGAAAAAAGGACAAGCCTTAGAAGTGCTTGGAAACGCAAATCTTTCAACGGGCGGATCTGCAATTGATGTTACAGATGAAGTTCACCCTTCTTATCGTAAAATGGCCATTGAAGCTGCAGTTGCTGTCGGTCTTGATATTGCAGGCATCGATATCCTTTCAACAGATATAACTGTTCCTTTTGAAGAGGGGGAAGCTGCCATTTTAGAAGTGAACGCAGCTCCAGGAATCCGCATGCACCTCTACCCTTCAAAAGGAAAAAAACGTGATGCCGGCGGGGCGATTGTTGATTACTTGTTCTCATCCCGTGAAGAAGCCGCTATTCCCGTGGTGGCTGTAACAGGAACGAACGGTAAAACGACGACTTCCCGATTAGTCGCGCACCTTTTACAAAAAGAAAATGTAACGGTCGGTTTTACATGTTCTGATGGAGTATGGGTCGGCGATCAGCAGCTGGATTCCGGCGACTGCAGCGGACCAAGAAGTGCCCGCAAAGTATTGTCTCACCCAGCCGTTGATGTTGCTGTACTTGAAACAGCACGGGGAGGCATGCTTCGTGAAGGTCTTGCTTTCCGTTATTGTGATGTTGGCATCGTAACAAACGTGAGTGAAGATCATCTTGGCTTAAATGGCGTCGAAACATTAGATGATCTGAAAAGATTAAAACAAACGGTGGCTGAAGTAGTACTGCCTGAAGGCACATGTGTATTGAATGCCGATGATCCACGTTGTGTGGATATGGCACAGCACACGAACGGTGAAGTCGTATTCTTCTCGCTATCCGTCATGAATCCGGAGATCCAGAAGGGACTAAAGAGCGGCGCAAAAGTATGGTACCTCGAAAATGACTGGGTGATGTTCAGTGAGAACGGAAAGGCAGAAAGATTCCTGCCTGTTTCTCATATTCCGTTAACGATCAATGGTGCAGCCCGACATAATGTTGCGAACGTACTGGGTGCACTCGCTGCTGCCCATTCATTAGGACGTCCGTTATCTGAACTGCGCAGCAAAGTGATTACGTTCCTTCCGACAGAGAACCAAAACCGCGGACGCTTTAACGTGGATAACATCCACGGCCGGACAATTGTAGTAGATTACGCTCACAACCCAGCAGGTCTTAAAGCTTTGTTCGAAACCGTGGATCAGCTGAGAAATGGCGGTCGTGTGATTACGGTTGGATCGGCAGCCGGAGATAGACAGGACCATAACATTCAAGAGATGGGCCGCATCTTTGGTACCCATTCGGATATTTTTATCATTAAAGAAGATGTGAATCTAAGAGGACGCACACCTGGCGAAACGGTTCATCTTCTCTACACCGGTGTAAAGGAATCAAAAAAAAAAACGGCTGTTCATGTGTATCCGAAAGAACCTGAAGCGATGCTACAGGCATGGGAGCGATCACAACCTGGTGATACACTCGTATTCTTGTACGACGAGTATCCATCCATTCAAGGCATTTTACAGAGAATCAGAGCCTCTGAATCTGTTTCCGTCTTACAGAAAGCAGAATAA
- a CDS encoding cyanophycinase, protein MAKGDLLIIGGNEDKSDKKMILSRFAALCKNRPGPIGILTTASGFPEEVGSEYHELFHTLHGTKPLLFHLDSREKAEDPELPEQLSTLSGLFMTGGDQLRLTSILGGTTFYKHLFQEWKDNLTIGGTSAGAAVMSRLMIISSKLFEKEDVSVLEMGSGFGFLEDVIIDQHFSQRDRFSRLMRAIALNPQIIGIGIDENTAIWVHNDGVQFEVIGEYNVSIFDGKTSTYVDVAENKGNMTISDIRFHTLGAGAVFNLHKRELIIS, encoded by the coding sequence ATGGCAAAAGGTGATCTGTTGATCATTGGTGGCAATGAAGACAAAAGCGATAAGAAAATGATCCTTTCCAGGTTCGCTGCATTATGTAAGAACCGTCCAGGTCCAATCGGAATTCTGACAACAGCATCCGGCTTTCCGGAAGAAGTAGGCAGCGAATATCATGAACTGTTTCACACATTACATGGCACAAAGCCACTGCTTTTCCATTTAGATTCCCGTGAAAAAGCGGAGGATCCTGAATTGCCCGAGCAGCTCTCAACTCTGTCGGGTTTGTTCATGACAGGCGGAGATCAGCTGAGACTGACAAGTATTCTTGGCGGCACCACTTTTTACAAACACCTTTTTCAGGAATGGAAAGACAATTTAACCATCGGCGGAACGAGTGCCGGTGCTGCTGTTATGAGCAGATTAATGATTATATCGTCTAAGCTTTTTGAAAAAGAGGACGTTTCTGTTCTAGAAATGGGCTCAGGCTTCGGATTTTTAGAAGACGTTATCATTGATCAACATTTTTCCCAGCGCGACCGTTTCAGCAGGCTGATGCGCGCCATCGCGTTAAATCCTCAGATCATTGGCATCGGAATCGATGAAAACACTGCAATCTGGGTACATAACGACGGCGTACAGTTCGAAGTAATCGGCGAATACAACGTCAGCATCTTCGACGGCAAAACATCAACCTATGTAGACGTTGCTGAGAACAAAGGAAACATGACGATTTCCGATATCCGCTTCCATACATTGGGTGCGGGCGCGGTTTTCAATTTACACAAACGAGAATTAATCATCTCTTAA